From Pseudorca crassidens isolate mPseCra1 chromosome 15, mPseCra1.hap1, whole genome shotgun sequence, one genomic window encodes:
- the SBDS gene encoding ribosome maturation protein SBDS, translated as MSIFTPTNQIRLTNVAVVRMKRAGKRFEIACYKNKVVGWRSGVEKDLDEVLQTHSVFVNVSKGQVAKKEDLISAFGTDDQTEICKQILTKGEVQVSDKERHTQLEQMFRDIATIVADKCVNPETKRPYTVILIERAMKDIHYSVKPNKSTKQQALEVIKQLKEKMKIERAHMRLRFILPVNEGKKLKEKLKPLIKVIESEDYGQQLDIVCLIDPGCFREIDELVKKETKGKGSLEVLSLKDVEEGDEKLE; from the exons ATGTCGATCTTCACCCCCACCAACCAGATCCGCCTGACCAATGTGGCCGTAGTACGAATGAAGCGAGCCGGGAAGCGCTTCGAAATCGCCTGCTACAAAAACAAAGTCGTGGGCTGGCGGAGCGGCGT GGAAAAAGACCTTGATGAAGTTCTGCAGACCCACTCAGTGTTTGTAAATGTCTCTAAAGGTCAGGTTGCAAAGAAGGAAGATCTCATCAGTGCGTTTGGAACAGATGACCAGACTGAAATCTGTAAGCAG attttaactaAAGGAGAGGTTCAAGTGTCAGATAAAGAACGGCACACACAGCTGGAGCAGATGTTTAGGGACATTGCAACTATTGTGGCCGACAAATGTGTGAACCCTGAAACAAAGAGACCGTACACCGTTATCCTTATCGAGAGAGCCATGAAGGACATCCACTATTCGGTCAAACCCAACAAGAGTACAAAACAGCAG GCTTTGGAAGTGATAAAGCagttaaaggagaaaatgaagataGAACGTGCTCACATGAGACTTCGGTTCATTCTTCCAGTGAATGAAGGGAAGAAGCTGAAAGAAAAACTCAAGCCACTCATCAAGGTTATAGAAAGTGAAGACTATGGTCAACAGTTAGATATT GTGTGTCTCATCGACCCCGGCTGCTTCCGAGAAATCGATGAGCTCGtaaaaaaggagacaaaaggcaAAGGCTCTTTGGAAGTACTCAGTTTGAAAGACGTGGAAGAAGGAGATGAGAAATTGGAGTGA